The sequence aaaaaaattgcaaaaagaaatcacaattcagaataaaaaacaaagtgccctattttttggaattgcacacaccaatttctttattgaagcttaattaaaaaattacatagaggttgtatatataaagaatttgcaagctagaagaattaataataagtgcagttctaaatatattcctagcattgcatagaaagctactaaggctctcaaacttaaaaaacaaactactccgtaaattaagaatacaataagtgcatgcacaacatgctttatttactaaaaacaaactcatacaAAAAACAAagctaaaaatagtcctaaggattaatgcatggtggagtacatgctttatttgcatgaataaacaaaaactgatttaaactaaaaatagcttatacatggtgatgaatggatagattcatgtccaaactggagctACATGGCGCTGCATGCTAGAGCGGCATGAATTATCAACAAATGCAGCTCCATGCTAGAGCAGCGTCAATTATCAACAAAAGCCTTGATTTATGTAAGTACCCAAACTAGAATTGGAGTTATAAATTCATGATAGTGCCTAGATTTCTAATTGTGTCCCTTAATTAATTTCAGGAAGTGTTTCTTGGCGCTACTGATTCAACCACCACTACGATCGAATGGGTAATGGCAGAACTCATTCGCAATCCGCAGAAAATGAAACGAGTACAAGAAGAATTGGATGACGTAGTTGGTCTGGAGCCAAAAGTGGAAGGATACGATATAGATCGGTTGCCGTATCTAGATGCGGTGGTGAAAGAAACATTCCGATTGCACCCGGCGCTTCCTCTCCTTTTCCCCCACACAGCTGAGAGAGATTGTGAGATTGAGGGATATATGATACGTAAAGACGCTCAGGTGTTCGTGAATATGTGGGCAATAGGAAGGGCCCATACAATCTGGAAGGAGCCCTTTGAATTTATGCCGGAGAGGTTTTTGGAAGAAAAGAATAGAGAGATAGACTACAAGGGACACAATTTTGAGTTGATTCCGTTTGGAGCTGGACGAAGACAATGCGTGGGGTATCCTTTCGGGATATGTATGGTTCATCTGGTCTTGGCTTCTTTTCTTCATTCATTTGACTGGACACTTCCAACTCGCGAGCAGATAGACATGAGGGATGAGTTTGGACAAATGTTAAAAAAAGCTGTACAGTTGACTGCGGTCCCCAAACCACGTCAACTAAGGTACCCACACCACGTATACTAAGGTACCCACCGACCATGTCTTTTCATTTCTACTTCCTGTTATTGTTATATTTGTCCTATAAATATGAATTACAAAGGAAGGTTTAAGTCGTTCCTTCTAAAGAAAGACAAAAGAGACAAATGTAAGTTACAATCTTTATTGTTAAAGATTATGTGCGAATGAACATTCCTTATATAATGGTGTACCAGTAAATAATTGCTGTGGTAAGCATGGAGTATTCCTTCtctttgttaattttttaattagtttaaaagGAGTTTTGTTTGAAAGTTGTATAATTTTATGATACCTATCTTAAAAAATATAGTGTACGAGTGAAAGTTGGATTAAAAATATTTCACACCGTGAGCTCTTTCTTCCAATTCTACGCAGCCTACCCTCCACCTTTTACTAACTTGCAGCATTTATATCTGCATTCTATTTGCATCGAATTCCTATACCCTTTAACTGTTCTGCGGTTTTCATTGTTTTGTATTGGCAAAGATAGGTAAAGCGGATATCTGAAATAGTCTTTACAGCGACCACTTGCATTTGCTTAAAGTTTGTAAATCCCTTTCTACAAATCGATTTATATCCTTCAATCATTGCCTCATCGATgatgaggcattttgtcaaacatttcgtTGCCTTGTCCCTGCTTCCACAAATTGCACACGTATCTACCAAAATTAGTATACTCTGATGGACG is a genomic window of Cryptomeria japonica chromosome 7, Sugi_1.0, whole genome shotgun sequence containing:
- the LOC131039081 gene encoding cytochrome P450 76C2-like; this encodes MAELIRNPQKMKRVQEELDDVVGLEPKVEGYDIDRLPYLDAVVKETFRLHPALPLLFPHTAERDCEIEGYMIRKDAQVFVNMWAIGRAHTIWKEPFEFMPERFLEEKNREIDYKGHNFELIPFGAGRRQCVGYPFGICMVHLVLASFLHSFDWTLPTREQIDMRDEFGQMLKKAVQLTAVPKPRQLRYPHHVY